One part of the Capricornis sumatraensis isolate serow.1 chromosome 13, serow.2, whole genome shotgun sequence genome encodes these proteins:
- the CITED2 gene encoding cbp/p300-interacting transactivator 2 has product MADHMMAMNHGRFPDGTNGLHHHPAHRMGMGQFPSPHHHQQQQPQHAFNALMGEHIHYGASNMNASSGIRHAMGPGTVNGGHPPSALAPAARFNNSQFMGPPVASQGGSLPASMQLQKLNNQYFNHHPYPHNHYMPDLHPAAGHQMNGTNQHFRDCNPKHSGGSSTPGGSGGSSTPGGSAGTSGGGAGSSNSGGGSGGGSSSNMPASVAHVPAAVLPPNVIDTDFIDEEVLMSLVIEMGLDRIKELPELWLGQNEFDFMTDFVCKQQPSRVSC; this is encoded by the coding sequence ATGGCAGACCATATGATGGCCATGAACCACGGGCGCTTCCCCGACGGCACCAACGGGCTGCACCACCACCCTGCCCACCGCATGGGTATGGGGCAGTTCCCTAGCCCCCATcatcaccagcagcagcagccgcaacACGCCTTCAACGCCCTGATGGGCGAGCACATACACTACGGCGCGAGCAACATGAATGCCTCGAGCGGCATCAGGCACGCGATGGGGCCGGGGACTGTAAACGGAGGGCACCCCCCGAGCGCTCTGGCCCCCGCGGCCAGGTTTAACAACTCCCAGTTTATGGGCCCCCCGGTGGCCAGCCAGGGAGGCTCCCTGCCAGCCAGCATGCAGCTGCAGAAGCTCAACAACCAGTATTTCAACCATCACCCCTACCCCCACAACCACTACATGCCGGATTTGCACCCTGCTGCGGGCCACCAGATGAACGGGACAAACCAGCACTTCCGAGATTGCAACCCCAAGcacagcggcggcagcagcaccCCCGGCGGCTCGGGCGGCAGCAGCACCCCCGGCGGCTCCGCGGGCACTTCGGGCGGCGGCGCGGGCAGCAGCAatagcggcggcggcagcggcggcggcagcagcagcaacatgcccGCCTCCGTGGCCCACGTCCCTGCTGCAGTGCTGCCGCCCAATGTCATAGACACTGATTTCATCGACGAGGAAGTGCTCATGTCCTTAGTGATAGAAATGGGTTTGGACCGCATCAAGGAGCTGCCCGAACTCTGGCTGGGGCAAAACGAGTTTGATTTTATGACGGACTTCGTGTGCAAACAACAGCCCAGCAGAGTAAGCTGTTGA